The following proteins come from a genomic window of Geothermobacter hydrogeniphilus:
- the rpsA gene encoding 30S ribosomal protein S1, with protein sequence MNSDDKDFDPNEEEDFAALLEQSLSTTGLRIEPGQKVEAKVLQIGSEWIFLDVGQKGEGVLDVRELQDADGRLTVTVGDTLAVYFISSAGGELRFTTRLGGGASGTEQLEQAWQGGIPVEGRIEKEIKGGYEIRLPGGVRSFCPFSQLGLRREENPETLLGQTLSFKISQFSEQGRNIVVSHREILEEERRQQREELRTTLKDGQVVQGTVTNIRDFGAFVDIGGIEGLLPISEISYGRVEDINEVLHVGQQLEVAVKSCDWENNRFSFSLRDTLADPWDRVGTVFAVGTTHTGTVSRLANFGAFVTLDEGLDGLLHISKLGGGRRIRHPKEELMVGQQLRVTIEQVDREARRISLAPATEGETGEQNSYLEQPSSGGMGTFADLFKAGMKKK encoded by the coding sequence ATGAACAGCGACGATAAGGATTTTGATCCGAATGAAGAGGAAGATTTCGCCGCCCTGCTGGAGCAGAGCCTGAGCACAACCGGTCTCCGCATCGAACCGGGACAGAAGGTCGAGGCGAAGGTTCTGCAGATCGGCAGCGAGTGGATTTTTCTCGATGTCGGCCAGAAAGGGGAGGGGGTCCTCGATGTCAGGGAGCTGCAGGATGCCGACGGGCGGCTGACGGTCACGGTCGGCGATACCCTGGCGGTTTACTTTATCTCCAGTGCCGGCGGCGAGTTGCGTTTCACCACCCGTCTCGGTGGCGGCGCTTCGGGCACCGAACAGCTGGAACAGGCCTGGCAGGGGGGGATCCCGGTCGAGGGACGGATCGAGAAGGAAATCAAGGGGGGCTACGAGATCCGCCTTCCCGGGGGCGTCCGATCCTTCTGTCCCTTCTCCCAGCTCGGTCTGCGGCGGGAGGAGAATCCCGAGACGTTGCTGGGCCAGACCCTGTCCTTCAAGATCAGCCAGTTCAGTGAGCAGGGACGCAACATTGTCGTTTCTCACCGCGAGATCCTGGAGGAGGAGCGGCGGCAACAGCGCGAGGAATTGCGGACAACCCTCAAGGATGGGCAGGTTGTTCAGGGGACGGTCACCAACATCCGTGATTTCGGCGCCTTCGTTGATATCGGCGGCATCGAGGGTCTGCTGCCGATTTCCGAAATCAGTTACGGGCGTGTCGAGGACATCAACGAAGTCCTCCATGTCGGCCAGCAGCTGGAGGTGGCGGTGAAGTCCTGTGACTGGGAAAACAACAGGTTTTCCTTCAGCCTGCGCGACACTCTGGCCGACCCCTGGGACCGGGTGGGAACCGTTTTCGCCGTCGGCACCACCCATACCGGCACCGTCTCGCGGCTGGCCAACTTCGGCGCCTTCGTCACCCTCGATGAAGGCCTGGACGGACTGCTGCACATCTCGAAACTGGGCGGCGGCCGCCGCATCAGGCATCCCAAGGAAGAACTGATGGTCGGCCAGCAACTGCGGGTGACCATTGAACAGGTTGATCGCGAGGCGCGGCGGATTTCCCTGGCTCCGGCGACGGAAGGCGAAACCGGAGAGCAGAACAGCTATCTCGAACAGCCCTCTTCCGGGGGGATGGGCACCTTTGCCGACCTGTTCAAGGCGGGGATGAAAAAGAAGTAG
- a CDS encoding carbon-nitrogen family hydrolase — MLSRVKVSSLQFHIALGEIKTNLVKATAALGRVADQGAQLAVLPEMWSCGYDYKRLPELAMETPRVLDELCRISEESGMVIVGSLPEKERENVFNTAYVIDRGRVAGRYRKLHLFSFMGEDRFLSSGKESLVVTTRVGRLGVAICYDLRFPELFRKLTLEGAEIICLPAEWPKPRQDHWRTLLRARAIENQLFIAATNCCGVQGKLDFFGMSLLIEPRGDVLAEAGATDTELIAEFEFAQLQDYRAQIPCADDRRPEVYGKLP, encoded by the coding sequence ATGCTGTCTCGCGTGAAGGTATCCAGTCTTCAGTTCCACATCGCCCTGGGTGAAATTAAAACAAATCTGGTGAAGGCGACAGCCGCCCTCGGCCGGGTCGCCGATCAGGGTGCGCAACTGGCCGTTCTGCCGGAAATGTGGAGTTGCGGCTACGACTACAAGCGACTGCCGGAACTGGCGATGGAAACGCCGCGGGTCCTGGACGAGCTCTGTCGGATCAGCGAAGAGAGCGGGATGGTCATTGTCGGCAGCCTGCCGGAAAAAGAGCGGGAGAATGTTTTCAATACCGCCTACGTCATCGACCGGGGGCGGGTAGCGGGCCGTTACCGCAAGCTGCACCTGTTTTCCTTCATGGGGGAAGACCGGTTTCTGAGTTCCGGAAAAGAGAGTCTGGTGGTCACGACCCGTGTCGGTCGGCTCGGCGTGGCAATCTGCTACGATCTGCGCTTCCCCGAACTGTTCCGCAAGCTGACCCTGGAAGGGGCGGAGATCATCTGTCTTCCGGCCGAATGGCCGAAACCGCGCCAGGATCACTGGCGAACCCTGCTGCGCGCCCGGGCGATCGAGAACCAGCTCTTCATCGCCGCCACCAACTGCTGCGGCGTGCAGGGCAAACTCGATTTTTTCGGTATGAGCCTGCTGATTGAACCGCGCGGCGACGTTCTTGCCGAAGCCGGGGCAACCGACACCGAACTGATTGCCGAATTCGAATTCGCGCAACTGCAGGACTATCGCGCCCAGATCCCCTGCGCCGATGACCGGCGACCGGAGGTCTACGGCAAGTTGCCCTAG